The genomic segment TGAAAAAGCCTTTTTATCGAAGATTAGAAGAATATTTTGAAAATGTAGCAAAAGTTCTAAGAGGTGAAGCTGAAGTAGCATCTATATTTCCAAATACAACTGACATAGGATTTAGCAGAGAATATGTTTATGCTAGATTCCTAAAAATGCATGCTCCATCAAAATGCAACATTTACTTCGGAGGTTATTTATTTGGGGAAGATGGAGAAGAATCAAAACAACTAGATATTATTATTTCTACAGATACAGCACCTAAATATAATTTCTATAATTCTGAAGGAAATGGAAAATCATTCGGCCCGGTAGAAGGTTGTTTAGGAATAGCGTCAATTAAGTCTAATCTTGACAAAGAACAACTATTTGATGCTCTCGATGGAATTTCTTCAATACCAAAAACACTTCCATTAACCAATCGAATAAATCCATTAGTAAGAATTTCTGATTATGATGATTGGCCTTATAAAATAATCTATGCTTCTTCAGGTTTAAGTGGTCAAACGATATTTAATCATTTAAATGAATACTATAATTTAAACAAAAATATACCAATAAATAGAAGACCAGACATTATTCACGTCGCTGGGAAGTATGTAATTTTCCGAATAAAAAAAGGTTTCAATGTGACCAATCCCGATGGTTCCAATTTTCCGTTAGAGGAAGGCAAATTTCATATATTTGAGACAAAACCTGACATTCAAGCAATGCTCTGGACAATTGAAGAGCTTCAAAATAAAGCATCTGCATCAACGCATATTTTATTTAAATATAATTCAATAATAGAAAATATATTCAACAAATGAACCAATTCGCCACTTCGTATAACAGCGACTTACCGCTTCGCTTCGGCA from the Leptospira ellinghausenii genome contains:
- a CDS encoding DUF6602 domain-containing protein, which codes for MKKPFYRRLEEYFENVAKVLRGEAEVASIFPNTTDIGFSREYVYARFLKMHAPSKCNIYFGGYLFGEDGEESKQLDIIISTDTAPKYNFYNSEGNGKSFGPVEGCLGIASIKSNLDKEQLFDALDGISSIPKTLPLTNRINPLVRISDYDDWPYKIIYASSGLSGQTIFNHLNEYYNLNKNIPINRRPDIIHVAGKYVIFRIKKGFNVTNPDGSNFPLEEGKFHIFETKPDIQAMLWTIEELQNKASASTHILFKYNSIIENIFNK